The stretch of DNA tacaaatTAGCTGCTAGCTGGCTAATGCTAACGAACGCTTGGATGCTAAGATAAGCCTGCTAGCTGTACATAGACTGACCAGAGAACACATAGAAACTGACGTATGTGTAGGGTGGGGATGGCTTTTATAGCCCTCTGAATGGGCGGATCACTAAAAATATGAGGTTACCAGGTAACTAATGACTGGTccaatcaaagatccttgattactaaccTCACTACTGCTACTAACCTCActtttaaccctctctggttttGAGATTCTACTCGTAGTAGGATTACAAActgaccactagatggcgacaagtgaatacatttaatttacactgTAGCACCTATCACCCAGTCATTtaatgaataaaaataaataaataaataattaattacAATACAATACCACAATAAGGTTAGCCTATTcttatgtatgaatgtattattCTGATTTATGTATGTTGATATTTGTTGATATTTACTTATACTACTATTTTTAGATCATCAGTTCTACTATTATTATTGAGATTTTTTCTTATATTAAATGCAATGTAAAACGTCATAAGCCATCACATTAGATTTGTTTTAGCAATGCTAAAATGAGCTGAGTGCATCTCTCAGACTGTTCTCCCCTAGGCTGCGAGCTACGGGCCATACCCTTACCCTAGCTTTCTCTAAATGTGATGTAATCTACGAAAACCCCTTATGGTGCACTCAAAAATCCTTGGTTTTTGCTCCGTTTAAATCCTCCCTGGTGAAATTTGAAGATCATAAACCTtaattgtgaaaacatgcatttAAATGTGATTAAACATGCATTaacacatgtgtaatgttttctcCCTGCAGTGCTTGTGTAGCCTATCTACTGATGGATGAATTTGTTCAAACTAAATTAACAGAATGGCAACTGACAGACCTCATAGACAGTTTCGCaggtatttttttaaattatattattaacaaacattttgacaataataaaaaatatgtgCTTGCTTAATAATATGTGCTATTGTGTATgtgcccctcccccctcccgtTTTCTCTTTCAGTTGAGGGTATTGATGAGGAAAGCTTTCGGCTATTAGACGAGGGGAGCATTGGGACCCTTGTTCCAAGAATTGGACTGCGCCTCAAATTTTTAAAGCACTTCAGGGAATTCGTGAGTagcttgattgattaatttcaTGAAAAGGGGCAAAAGGGGGCAACATGGGCTTTGTGTGTTTTAGGTGTAGAAAGAGGATTTCTGGTACGGTCAAGGGTCTATTCATCCACTTGCGTGGAGTTCACAGTGTGAATTTTGCGTCAGAACACTTTCAGTGCTGTGAAGATGGGTGTGGGAGGACCTTCTCCCACATTAGATCATTTAGAAGACATCTTCTAACACACAGTCCTGAGACTGAAGATTTCAGCAACAGGAATTTTATTACAGAACCTATTACAGACCAATTTCAGGTTAGGGAGGGTGAACAAGAACTAGTGGAAGAAGTGGAAGTAGAGGACTGGGATGACTTAGACAGTGAGGGCATTACAGAAAGGGTAGCTCTATTCCTCGCCAACCTCCGGTCAAAATCTGCCAATACACTTTCTTCAATTAACAACGTCATGCAGCACACATCAAATTTGGTTGGAGATATTGTTGCCAGTCTCGAGACAAAAACGATGGCACTTTTCCAGAAGTTTGGCCATCTTCAAAGCCCTGAAGTAGAAGAGCTGAGACAGGCATTTCAAAACTCGAGTCAGCCCTTCAGGGGTCTTGAGACAGAGTTCAAGCAGAGGAAATACTTTGAAATATCAGGCCATTTTATTGAGCCTATTCAGGAAGTGTTTCCAGGGTTGTCCTACGTGCAGCGGGTTGATTCACAAACTGGTGTGGTTAGACAGGTGGCCGTACAAGATACATTCCAACGTGTCCCATTGCAGCCCCTGCTGACCAAATTACTCAGTTTACCAGGCACTTTGGAATCAATTATAGCTTGGCAACAAAGAGAAGGTGATGCCCTTCAGGACATATATGATGGGCAGTTCTGCAAaactcaccctctcctctcaaAGGAGTTGTCCATCCCTTTAATGATATATGCAGATGACTGCGAGACAGTCAACCCATTAGGCTCTAAAACAGGGGTACACAAATTGGGGTTTTTATATGTCACAATCAAAAGTCTACCACCTGACCTGCTGTCAAACCTACGGTCATTATTCCTATTGGCTGTTTACAAATCCGATGATTGCAAGACCTATGGAATTGACACAGTGTTGCACCCAATTGTTCAAGAATTGAAAGTCCTTGAAAAAGATGGCATTTTCCTGGACACTGGCAATTTTAAGGGTGTCATTAAATTTACAGTTGTCCAGGTGTTGGGGGACAATTTGGGAATTAATGCCATCCTGGGGTACACTGAAAGCTTTTCAGGGAATTATGTGTGCCGGTGGTGCAAAGTGCACAGAGAAGTGCAACGGAGACAAACCGTTCTAGACCCTGATCTAATGCGCACTATCTCTAGCCACCAGGATGACTTGATTGTAAGAAATGCATCATTGACAGGACTCAAGAGGGATAGTGCTCTTAACTCTTTGACATATTACCACATCATCGATAATGTGGCACCTGACATTATGCATGATATTCTGGAGGGTGTAGGTCCGTATGAGGTCAAGCTTGTCTTGAATGCTCTGATTAGCCGAAAATATCTGAGTTTAGATAAGCTAAATTATAGGATGACCAGCTTTGACTATGGCTTTTCAGACAGAGGAAACAAGCCATCCCTGATAAGTAAGCATGATCTGAAGAATGTAGATGGAGCAATGCGACAGTCAGCAGCACAAACCTGGTGCCTGCTCAGGTGGTTACCACTACTGATAGGGGATTTAATTCCAGAGGGGAACCAAGAATGGGAGCTTCTGTTGATGCTGCTCCTGTGTATGGAGTACATTTTCTCTCCATCACTAACTCCAGCAGGGATACTCTTCCTTGAGCAAATTTTACAGGAGCACCACAGCTACTTTCTGGAGCTTTTCCCAGATCTACACCTGAGGCCGAAACATCATTTTATGCTTCATTACCCTTGGGGCATTACACAGCTGGGACCATTGAGACAGTTTTGGGCAATGAGGTTTGAGGCCAAGCATGGGTTTTTTAAAAGGGTAAGCCATATCACctgcaatttcaaaaacatATGTAAAACCATGGCATTTCGCCATCAAATGATGCAGTGCTACCACTTTATGTCCAGTTCTGTGTTGTCCCACATTCCAGAGGTTGGGCCAGGGCATAGTACCTTTCTTGCCACCATCGAGGGCATAAAAGACATTCAGGGTGCCCTAACAGATGTCCCTCTTTTCACCGAAGTGTATATCCCAGCATGGGTAACATACAAGGGAACTGAGTACAGGTCAGGAATGACTGTGCTCCTTTCATGTGACACAGAGGGTGAGCCACAGTTTGGGCTGGTTAAGTCTGTGATTGTTCTTAATCAAGCCACAGAAATGCCGTTGATTAAGTTGATTGTTCAAAAATGGGAGACAATTGGATTTGAGAGGCACTATTTTGCATATGCAGTCACCCCCACTACAAGGCAACTGTCTGTTGACATAGGTGACTTAATCGACCATCACCCACTGCATGCTGCCAAGTCTTACGGAGAGAATGACGACAAGCTGTACATTTCTCTCCGTTACAGAATTTTTTAAAGTTGCCATTTTTTTGTATATAGTTATATTTAAGTTTGTTGTATATAGTTAAAATTGGTCAAAATGCATCACTCAATGGAACTGTCATGCTTAGGTGAGTTCTGAAACTAGAAGTACCCCAGTCCAAATCATATCACAAGTCATGTCTTGTCTAAACAATGTTTTCATCTTTACAGACTAATAATGGCATATTGACAACGGCCCTAAGTGTAATTACGGATGGAAATGCAGGAGTGGAGCAAGGGACAACTGCCACTGAGGAAGTCATGCCAGTCCTTCCAGTTATTGTGCATGTTCTtcctgtgtttgtgagtgtaatATGATGAAATGAGTAaacttttcttttgtttttctaaGATGAAGCCATTCTGAACCTGTTCTATCCGATTCCCCACCTGTAGGACATTAGACAGATAATGTCGGCAACAACAGAGGGTAGGATGATACAACATGATTTGGACAACACCGGTCTGGTAACGACCAAGGAGAGGCGTCAGCTGGTGAGACTTTTAGTCTCAAATTTAATGGAGACGTACGGGGAAACGTGAGTAAAATAAAGGCACCAATAATGTCTTTTGATATCTCATTTTAAACATGCTTGCCATTAGGTCTACAACTGATAGGTGAACAGGTGAACTCCATTTTCAAACTAATATATTGGTGATTTGGGTCATAGAAGAAAGAAATAATTGAGAGCGAAAGTTTTGTCATGTTTCTTTCTATCATTTTCCTGTATTTTCACAGACCTACAGCAGACACCAAGAAAGTATTGGCATCCTCCTTGGTGCAGGCCTTCCCAAGTTTGCGCGATTCCTCTGAAAGTGGCAGTGTGAGTACTTAATTTCCCCTATGGGTCTCTTTTCTAGTGATTccttaataaaaaataaaaaaaatcattcacTTTACTCTCATATCATTATTGTTGAGGTCTTCTAGAATATAACCATATGTGCCACTTTTGCATAGATGTTTTTAGTTAGATGAAAAACTTAAAAATGTCAAGGTGTAGCAGACTGCCTGTGTCTGAAAGGCCCCAGtgttaaggacaccaattttctttgtgaataaataatgtattgtaaataaataaatgttcttccttaaattgGGTGTGCTAACCTTTTCACATGACTGTACATAGCGTATGACACAAGAAATGTGATCTAGACCTTCTCATAGATGTGAGAGCTGAGTAAATCAATAATGATGGTTGTGTTTCTATTTCACTTTCTAAAGGACATATGGTTTGCAAGAGGACGGAAGTGCCTGCCAGCTACGGGATTCCTGGAGGAGAGACTAAGAAATATTAGGAAGCGAATGCGATCCTCACAGCGTCCTGTGAGAGTAGAGGAATGCCCCTGCCCTACCCTTTTACCAGGTCAGGATTAACCCTATTTTTAGCTTTACCATTCTACCACAAATGCAATCATTCAACAACTAAAAGTTTTATTCTTTCTTTAAATAATGTTATGTTCTATCTGTCATTGTAGCTTCATCCATTTCCCAAGAGAGGGCGGAGTCGATGGTGGAGTGGCTCAAACTAAACTCCGAACCCCACAACCGGGTGGAGGACTTTATGCAGGCCACTGCTATCTACCGGGCTGAATGGGTCAGAAAAAACACCTCATCCACCATTGCAGAGGTTTTGCATGAGTTCCCTAGACTGATGAGTCCAGGAATGGTATGTACCCCCAAAAGCTTCAACTGGAATCTTCCTGAGAAGTTTGTTTGTAGTCTGCAGCTAACCTGAGTGTGAATTAACACGCcgcttaaattaaattaaatgaccTTAATGCACAATAAGttgataataatgataatgtaCTTTCAATGGTGCTCATTCATAGATTGGCTATCACCATACTAaactcaatcttttaagattgaacattaGTCTGGGGAGTCTGCGCTTTATTTCTACTGCACGAGATGTGTGCTCTCTCGGAAGAGGGGCGGAGGCACCGTTCAAATCATGACTCCGTATGCTTGGATAATCCTTCAACCAATCAGACCAAGGATCTGGTGCATCTTTTGGATAAGCTAGTTTGTGATTGGAGCCAAAGGTTCTGGCAGGGAACAGAGGAGATAGATGTGcaggtttccagcctgagctACCGGGCGAAATCCAAATTCGCCGGTAGGTCAGGcagggttcacccagcctagctCATTCATGATTAGAATGACATTTTAATAGATAAATAagtattttgtgtaataatttctacctccctctctcagatTGCTCAGGACTTCAAAATCCTGCACAAAGATGCTGCACTTAAATTGGCTGAGACGTGGCAGCTGTCTTTCGCCAACAAAGTCCTCCGTCTAGCTCAAAGGGAAGGAAAGCTGGCAGTGGATGTGGATTCTTTGACACAGGGTATAATTGTTTTCACTCTGCTTCCCTAGACCCctaacacttacacacacacttacacaaaccaCATTGTGCAGCAAGGGACCACGCATACCATTTTTTCCTTTATCTATCACAGGGGTCGTCAACATTTTTAAGGACCCTTAGGCTTATAGAGACACAGTAAAGGGACCCCCTGTTAGCTAGCAGGCTGACATAATATTTAACAGCGGCCTACAATGACAACTAACATGTAATGCTGCTAAACATTTGAAGGATTTCTAATTGTGACATAGCCTAGATAGAGATAGTATTTTAAATCACGTGAAATAACAACACACTATCGGagacaattatgtttatcttgTAACTGTACTCTTCCTTATATTGAAAAATAATGAGAAAAACAGAAATCTTTTGAGAGTTTGGCACACCCCCTGAAGTAACTCTGGGGACGCCCCCATCTCTTATCTATCATCGTCTAGTGATAGGTATCATCACCTAATCATCGTCTAGTGATAGGCATCATCACCTAATTAAAAAAAGTACCTCCATGAGAACGATTGACAGACATTACAGATTATGTAAATTACAATCTCTAAATTACTGCTCATGTAAATGTAATCATCCTCACTTGTCATATGCTGCATCAAAATTTTCCAACATTAGGGTACAGTGGCAGAAGT from Alosa sapidissima isolate fAloSap1 chromosome 24, fAloSap1.pri, whole genome shotgun sequence encodes:
- the LOC121699878 gene encoding uncharacterized protein LOC121699878: MSATTEGRMIQHDLDNTGLVTTKERRQLVRLLVSNLMETYGETPTADTKKVLASSLVQAFPSLRDSSESGSDIWFARGRKCLPATGFLEERLRNIRKRMRSSQRPVRVEECPCPTLLPASSISQERAESMVEWLKLNSEPHNRVEDFMQATAIYRAEWVRKNTSSTIAEVLHEFPRLMSPGMIAQDFKILHKDAALKLAETWQLSFANKVLRLAQREGKLAVDVDSLTQESKAYISLRLLPSLMPLPVYRVNKKTTKTALAEAMMAFIDVKPVGTNMVEYLQEVEGARPYPYVLVLGGGEVFYQVFVILIGQAMEFPTVLEAVDICFKCFYIFDVSFTKQCSPAWEFLQEAVYGLGKKKLSPGVAFVKTALAHC